One segment of Tenrec ecaudatus isolate mTenEca1 chromosome 1, mTenEca1.hap1, whole genome shotgun sequence DNA contains the following:
- the DEPDC1 gene encoding DEP domain-containing protein 1A isoform X2: MMYEIMNEDQENTVDNREIRQEDVEEAWRYILLIYLQTILGVSSLEEVINPRQVLPQYIMYNMTNTSKHGVVILQDKSDDLPHWVLSAMKCLANWPRSNDVNNPTYVGFERDVFRTIADYFLNLPEPLLTFEFYELFVNILVVCGYITVSHRPHGIPKMKDDPLSSQALHLPSLNSFKSTECLLLSLLHKDKNKDESVSTEKVTISGQGCKERCAKKMQPVNLRNRRASANIMGGSCHNLIGLSSMHAQSFNIKSRCYSVEGIVDVRYSSSKDVSTVFHQSVVHSDKQNNKPFIEPQPLSLHSTESYQKPLSVGFKRTSTLTVQDQEELCNGNFKPKQLCRSQSLLLRSYTRKNSCINTPVAEITVRPDHINQIGQGSTSAQTATESQPGEPATFSKRLCKSTIELSENSLSPPSVLAGTQSLLQPHLERVAIDALQLCCLLLPPPNRRKLQLLMRMISRMSQNVDMPRLHEAMGTRSLMIQTFSRCVLCCAEEVDLDELLAARLVSFLMDHHQEILQVPSYLHTAVEKHLDYLRKGQIKIPGDGLIAPLPTYSYCKQISAEEFDEQKISTSQAAIAELLENIIKNNSLPLKEKRKKLKQFQKEYPLIYQKRFPTTESEAALFGDKPTIKQPMLILRKPKFRSLRY; encoded by the exons ATGATGTATGAAATAATGAATGAAGATCAAGAAAACACAGTTGATAACAGAGAAATAAGACAGGAAGATGTAGAAGAAGCTTGGAGATATATTCTACTGATCTA cCTACAAACTATTTTAGGTGTATCATCCCTAGAAGAAGTCATAAATCCAagacaagtacttcctcaatataTCATGTATAACATGACCAATACAAGTAAACATGGAGTAGTCATATTACAAGACAAATCAG ATGACCTCCCTCACTGGGTATTATCTGCTATGAAGTGCCTAGCAAATT GGCCAAGAAGTAATGATGTGAATAACCCAACTTATGTTGGATTTGAACGAGATGTATTCAGAACAATTGCAGATTATTTTCTCAATCTCCCTGAACCTCTACTTACCTTTGAATTTTATGAATTATTTGTGAATATTTTGG TTGTTTGTGGCTACATCACAGTTTCACATAGACCCCATGGGATACCTAAAATGAAAGATGATCCACTGTCTTCACAAGCCCTTCACTTACCTAGTTTGAATTCCTTCAAATCAACTGAATGCCTTCTTCTCAGTCTGCTTCATAAAGACAAAAACAAGGATGAATCCGTTTCTACAGAAAAAGTGACAATAAGTGGTCAAGGATGTAAAGAAAGATGTGCTAAGAAAATGCAACCAGTTAATTTAAGAAACAGAAGAGCCAGTGCTAACATAATGGGAGGAAGCTGTCACAATTTAATAGGCTTGAGTAGTATGCATGCTCAATCTTTTAACATCAAATCGAGGTGCTATTCTGTGGAAGGAATTGTAGATGTGCGATacagctccagtaaagatgtctcCACTGTCTTCCACCAATCTGTTGTgcattcagataaacaaaacaataaaccaTTTAtagagcctcagcccttaagtCTTCATTCAACGGAGAGTTATCAAAAGCCACTCTCTGTTGGTTTTAAGAGAACCTCTACTTTGACTGTTCAAGACCAAGAGGAGTTATGTAATGGGAACTTCAAGCCAAAACAGCTTTGTAGATCTCAGAGTTTGCTTTTAAGAAGTTATACAAGAAAGAATAGTTGTATCAATACACCAGTGGCTGAAATTACCGTTAGACCAGATCATATCAATCAAATTGGACAAGGCAGCACAAGTGCACAAACAGCGacggaaagccagcctggagaacCTGCCACATTCAGTAAAAGACTCTGCAAAAGCACAATAGAACTTTCAGAAAATTCTCTTTCTCCACCTTCTGTGTTGGCTGGCACACAAA GTTTGCTGCAGCCTCATTTAGAGAGAGTCGCCATCGATGCTCTACAGTTGTGTTGCTTGTTACTCCCCCCACCGAATCGTAGAAAGCTTCAACTTTTAATGCGTATGATTTCGCGTATGAGTCAAAATGTTGATATGCCCAGACTCCATGAGGCAATGGGTACAAGATCACTG ATGATACAGACATTTTCTCGTtgtgtgctgtgctgtgcagAAGAAGTCGATCTTGATGAGCTTCTTGCTGCAAGATTAGTTTCGTTCTTAATGGATCATCATCAGGAAATTCTTCAAGTACCCTCTTACTTACATACTGCAGTGGAGAAACACCTTGACTACTTAAGAAAGGGTCAG ATAAAAATCCCTGGAGATGGGCTGATTGCTCCTTTGCCAACTTACTCATACTGTAAGCAAATAAGTGCTGAAGAGTTTGATGAACAAAAAATTTCTACCTCTCAAGCTGCAATTGCAGAACTTTTAGAGAATATTATTAAAAACAATAGTTTGCCTCTaaaggagaagagaaaaaaactaaAACAG TTTCAGAAGGAATACCCTTTGATATACCAGAAAAGATTTCCTACCACAGAGAGTGAAGCAGCACTTTTTGGTGACAAACCTACAATCAAGCAACCAATGCTGATTTTAAGAAAACCAAAGTTTCGTAGTCTAAGATACTGA